CATGGTGATCTTCTCCTTATGTGTTGTCTGACAGCTTTATGTGTGTGCGCGTGAGTGTAGACAtgagtatatacatgcatgtatatacagaGTCAAGTCAGAGTATTATTCCTCAGGCACTGGCCAGCTTGTAAGAaaacagtattattttatttttatgtgtatggtgttttgtctggtgcctgcagagtccagaagaatgtgttgggtctcctggaactagagttacagatggttgtgagtcaatacataggtgctaggaactgaactctggtcctctgtaagagtagacagtgctcttaaccactgggccacccCTCCAGCCTGCCCCCagcattttttgagacagtttctcactggCATAGAGTTCACAATGAAGGCAAGACTGGGCAGCTGGCCGACCTGAGGGTTCTCTGTGTTACTTCCCCAGTGCTAGAGTGACAAGTGTATGCCACACCAGCCTTTTTAATTCTACTTCAGAGAcacggtctcactatgtagatctgtCCAgcttgaaacttactatgtatatcaggatgacctcaaactcactgacaTATGCTttcatctgcatctgcctcccaggagctggTATTAAAGGCAGGGTACCTACTTTTATGCACATCTTTTTATGGactctggggactgaactcaggtcctctctcatgcttgtgtggcaagtgctttaccaaatGAGCCATTGTCCCCCAGGCcacctgtttgtttttgtggtgctggggagctCAGGGATTCAAACATGCTAAACAGggtctctaccactgagccccaTGTCCTGGCTAGCTGATTATACATCTTCTTCGTAGAACATGCAGTGCAGACAAGCCTGGGAGTCACTGTGAGACCGTGTCTtaaaaacaggctggagagacagctcagaggttagTGGcactgctgttcttgcagaggaccagagtttgatccaaGCCATGTCTAGAACCCACAATGAAGCTCACTACTGTGTGTAATTCTATCCAAGAGATCGGATGCTTCCCTCCATAGGtccatggtgcacagacaaacattcaagtaaacacttatatacatgaataaatgaaacctaaaacagaaagaaaactagaacaaAAACAGCAAAGAAGTGAAGGATGAGTAAGGTTGGGAAATGGAAGCGGGACAGAGAGGAAgtcggggggggggaggggacaccAGGACACTGGAGGACAGCTGTCACTGCCCTCACCTTTGGCAGCGGTCAACATAGTGGAGGCTAGCTCACACTGGCGGGTCTCCAGGTGGCCAAGGATGAACCAACGGGGGAAGCGGTTACTCATGATGGAGTCCAGTGGGTTGGGGTGAGCTTCTCCAGCTGGGAATGTTGTCTCTAGTACAggcagcctgggggggggggggagaagaaaacacagagtgAGCTGTCACTATTGCCTTCTGTCCCCATGTAGGATCTCCCAGTGAGGTGCTGGGGGCCAGGCTCAGTTTGTAGAGTCTGGCATGCCAAAGGCcgtgggttccattcccagcaccataacaacaacaacaacatggcTGGGATTTAATGGCTACTATCACGCAGAGAAGATACACACATCCTGGTAAgggtggagaggaaggagaacCTGAGGCCTGGCTCtgagctcagtagtagagtgctgCCTAATAAACACAGTGCCTTGCACTTGGTCCACtgctccaaaaacaaacaagaaaacagaagcttATATATGGTTGCCATGTGAGTTAGTACAACTGTCACAGAAAGCAGAAGTTCTGAAGTTCCTTGGAGACTAAAAACAGAAGCACCCTCCACACATGcaagtacatatgcacatatatgctcAGCCTATGCTCAACCCAGCAAGCTCACTGCTGGGTACATGTCCACAGTAAATCAGTGCGTTAAACAGACTGGGTGCTTGCTACATACTATACCCCAATTCCCAATGGCCACAATGTGACAGTCAATACACGTGAACACAATGAATGGTATGGAAAATGTAACACCTGCACACAAAGGAATACTTTCAACCGCAGAAGGAATGAAATACCACCAGGTGCAGCTCCATGGTTGGACGTTTGCTGAGATAAGCCAGGCACAAGGAGAAACACCACAGTACTTCAGTCATGAACAGGAGTGGGAGCAGAtagtgagccaggcatggtggcccacatctGCCCCAGCAGGTTGAGAGTCTCAGGCCAGGGGCCGCTCTTctacaggacctgggttcaattcccagcgcccatatggcagctcacaactgtctcacTCTACCTTCAGAgcctctgacaccctcacacagacatgcaggcaagacaccaatacatacaaagtaaaaataaataaataaattttaaaaaagaaactacttAAAAGAATTTCAGGCCAGTCTGCACAGAAAGAACCCAccccaaaaaagagagagagaaaagacacacaGTGGGGACCTTCTAAAAGGGACGGATGGGACACTGAGTACATTAGCGTTTCTGCTGTGGGGCGGGGCTGAGAGCTGGAAAGCTGGATCACGGGTCAAGTACACTTCCATGTCTTTATCaccattaagaaaatgcacttcgacctggcagtggtggcacacacctttaatcccagcacttaggaggcagaggcaggtgaatccctgtgagttcaagggcagcctggtctacagaggaagttccaggacagccatagctacatagagaaactgtgtctggaaaacaaaaaacaaacaaacaagacaagaaaatgtatttaagccaggtgtggtgatgtgtgtcattagtcccagcacacaggaggctgaggcaggtggatctctgagttggaggctagcctggtctatagagtgagttccaggccagcagggctacatagagtaaccctgtctctcaaaaaaggacaaagagaaagagaaagaaagagggagaaaatgtATTTAGCCAAGTGTGGTGCTGCATGTCTATAATACCAGGTGTAGAcagaagaatcatgagttcaaggtcagccttggctacatagagagtttgaggccagcctaagctatatgacactctgcttcaaaacaaaactaaacctcACTAGAGAGGACCAGACATTTAGATATCCTGGGAATTGGCCAGTCTGTGACTGGGAGGAGCTGTGTGTGGGTGTATACCCCCTGTACTAGGCCATCCTCTAGCTGGCTCCAACCACAGACCCATGGGGAGCTCAGAAGCTACATTTCCTTCACAGACCCTACCACAGAAGGGGACAGGACACCCCCCCTCCTGCAGATGCTCTGGGGACCAGTGTGTTCTCAGAGAGCCAACCAGGTTCTGCTGGCCAGGCCAGCTCCGTGCCCGTAGCTCCCACACAGGCTGTCTCCTCCCTCCACTAGCTTAAGATTGTCTGCCAGGTTCCCTCAAAGCCCACATGGGAAGTTGCAGGTTTCTGCCCaagaccctcctctctctgttctcttctccctatgCCCAGGAACACCACCGGCACGAGGCCGTCCTTGTCTGCACCTTGGCTCCACCTGAGTTGTTTGTGCTGCATTTGCAACCAATAGCACACTATCTTGTCCAGTTAGGGCAGAAGCATTTGTTGAATGACTTAATGCTGACACTAACCTATAAGTATTTTAAACACGAATAGAAATATAACTGCTGACAAAACACCTATGTTACATGGGCACTGCTGGGCGCTGACCCCAACCTTAGAACATCCGGGCAACTGTAATACTGCTGAGTCATAGCCACAGCGCAGGAAAACAGCTACCCAAGTCTCCACTGAGCCTCAGGTAGGCTAGGACAAACCCTCCGAGAAAAAGCCTGCACCGTGAGCTTGTCTGAGATCCCTAGTGTTAATCATGCTCAAGTTTACCGTATTATACATTCCAGTTAACAGTAAACACACACCCTTTTGCATGGGCCGTGGAGGCCCCATTAAGACTGAGACCCGGCTTGGAGGTGGGACTCCTAGCCTCTTACTCCCTTCTCCCACCCTTACCTCATGGCTCGGAGCGCCAGGCGGAAGGCCAGATCTGGGTCGTGGGGCAGCAGCGCAGTGAACAAGTATCGGGCACAGGTGTGCATGGGTACGCTCTCCCGGAAAATCACTTCTCCAAAGCCACTGAAAGGGCCTCCTACAGAGACAGGGTGAGTTCACTCTCCGCTATCCCTGCGCTCCAAATCCATGTGGAGgagcagaagaaaagaagggtCCCTAGGCAACACGGCGTAGTGAGGGAGAACGAGAATACAGGATGAGGTGCACCTGCCCTCGttctagcaatgggggatggggtgggagcggggtgggagttgggggaaaGACTTAGAAAAGAGCCAATAGGGCTAGGCCGTGGGCGGGGCTAGGATATGGGGCGGGGTTTACAATGTGCTGGGTTGACAGGTCATAGCATCTTTGGACCGCGGAGTAGTAGACTGAGGCCAGGCGGCAAAGCCTCATACCTGGTTCCCACAGGGCTATAGGGTAGGCCGAGAGTGGGCTCACCTTCTAGCAGCAGCCCAGCCTGCTTTCGCAGCACTTGCACCAGCCGCTCGTCTAGCTCCACCTCCTCCAGCAGGGCCAGCAGCTGCTCTTCATTGCGCACCACTTTGTCCTGGGCGTACAATCCCTCCGGCAGAGCCCGCTGCTGCCCTAGTCCCAGGAGCGCCACTTCCAGTGCTAGCGCCAGGTAGGACTCTCCAGGGCTCCCCGGCACCGGCACGTGCTGGTAGGCCAGCTTTCGCTTCTCTGGGGCTGAGTCTGGGGAAAACACATCCACACTGCTGAGGTCTAGCCCATTACCCTCCTGTCTTGGCCCCAAGCTTGGTGACAGAAGTGGAGAGAGGTTCACAGAGAGAGTCCCAACTCTCTCATCCCCCTCACTTCACGCACTGGCCTGCTAGGGCAATATCTGCCCAAGAGAGTTCCGTGCCGGCCCTCCTGCAAGGGTTTTCAGGGTGGGTACCTGGGAAAAGAGAGTGAGGCTCCTCCTCCAGGCGACAGGCCTCCAGCAGTGCTCTGCAGAGGCAGCCAATGGGATCCAGGGGATGGCCCACCCAACCTTCAGTGCTTGTGACACCAGTAGCACCTTTCTGGAGCAGTTCTGCAGATGGGAAGAGGTGGGCTCTATCCAGCCACCCACCCAAGCTCTGGatgcctcccctcccatccagtcACCAGTCTCCCAACACCTCCTGCCAGCCTGTGAGCCGCCTCATCTTCCCGCAACATGCAAGGCAGTACTCTCTTCTTCCAGCCCTAACCCCTGCCCATCTCTGCAGCCAAGCTCAAAGGCGGTGAGGCCTCCCAAGGGGCAATATGGAAGTTCTATGATGGACACCTGAGTGGCCTGGGGGCTGCTCGCCCGCTGACCCCCACTGATCTTGGAACAATGCACCTTGCCTGAGCTCTGCCAGCACTGTGAGGTACCTGGAGATTTCCTGACTCCACCACTCTAGAGCCTGTTCTTCCCTTACACCTCAGCTTCATCAGCTTCCCTGCAAGAACTCAGCCAGTGCCTTCCTTCTGCCCCCGGATTTAGACACAGCATCTTTCCTTTTGATCAGTGTGACTGGTGTATTGATTTGTGTCcatgtggtgtatgcatgtgcacatgtgtgcatgccccaTGCATGTATTGAGGATAAAGTTCAGGGTCGGGAGTCCCCCTCCACCTATATCTTTCCTTATAGGAGCTCTTCAGTGAAACTTCAGTCCTGGAGCCTGACTTGCTGCCAGCAATGCCCTGTGATCTGCCATCTTCAACTCCTAGCACCAGAGGACAGCAACATGCCCAGCTTTCATGTGGCTAACAGGGTATGCAAACTCAGACCTCAGATGCTCACACTTGACTGCCAGCACTTTACTAAGCCACTTCCCAGACCTgttttaatctatctatctatctatctatctatctatctatctatctatctatattcgAGACGGGGTCTCACATGGTCTCAATGgtccttgacctctgaccttgaagttctgattctctggcctccacttcCTGAAGGCGAGGGTAAGAGGCACAGTGATGCCTGCCTTATACAGTGCTGAGGTAGAAAATGGACGCTAGCAAGCACCCTACTAATAAACCACACCCTTCACCCACGGTTATGTATTTGAAATACAACTCAATTTGTTGCCCATGTTTAAAGTGAGCAAATTCTATATCAAACaattcagtcttctaacttctctctctctaccctgCAAAGCGTATCTTGAGGGTCATGGAGTGGAAACCTGCCTACTCCAGGGTCTGGAAGCCTCTACATTAACCAGCCTGCCTTGTATGACATGTGGATGAGCAGAAGGAATGCCATCATTATTCTGAGGCAATGGCCCTATGAGGAGGGGTGGCCACTGCAAGGTGCAAACTGAGGTTCCGGAGGCACACTGTGGTGTCTCTTGGGAACTTGCCCTAGAGCTGGACATGGCTGCTAACAGTTTAACCCAATCCCTCTCTCTTCTGAGCCTTCTCTGGAGACCCAAGGCAGAACTGCACCTGACCCACCACCCAGTGCTTTTCTATGATAGAGTCCTTTCTGCCTTGAGGTAGCAGTTCACAGACCCTCACGGGGCTGGTGGTGCCTTGGGCTCCTATGTCCCCACTCACCTTTTCTCTGCTGCTTGTAGCTCTCAAGCTGGTGTCGCCGCTGCAGCCGCAGTGTGTTAATTATGGCACATGCCAGCCGTAGAGCCTTGTGGGGATAACCGTGGGCACGCAAGGTATCTACCCGTGCACAGGCAGTAGGAAAAGGTTCACCCAGCCAGATGGGGTGGCCCTGAGGGTCAAAGGTTGGCTTGTCACCTCCCACACTGCCAGTGAGGCTGGGGCCACAGGAATCACTGGCCAGGATCCTCTGTAGGTGGTTGTCATTCCAGTGCAACTCTCCAGCCTGCAGTGCTCGGCTGAAAACTGTCCGGCGGGGGCTGGTGGCTGCcacctcctcttcatcctctgagCCTGCAGGAGATATGCTCAATGTGGTAATGCTGGTACTGGCGGTCAAACTGGAGCCAGCTTCTCCCGCCAAGTGCCAACCCCGGGTTTCACCCTAGGCAGGCAATGGATGTGAGTTCTTGAAGCAAATCTTCAAAAGGAAAGTGGGGCTGCCATCTGTTACGGTGCTGACACACAGGTGCGAGATGTCCCTTCCTTCTCGCCTCTGTCCGTCTCTTTGCTCTTCCctgacctctcatctctcttccatctcctcttttACTTGTCTCGCCCACACTCACATCATGGCCCTCCCGCTGGGTCCCTATCCTAGCAGGAGGCCCAGTAAGCATGCATCTCATGTCCTTACGATGTCATTACTCTTGCCCTAGGTACTTGCCCCCTCTGGCTagccctctcatctctctcaccctctctcctgGGACACAGTGCAGTGACAGAAGGCTACACTACAGTTGGTACAAGTGGTGATGGTTTTGTTGGAAACAGATAGTAGGGCCCCTTCCTACCTGTCCTAGAGGTTAGAGCAGGCTGTAGGCTGGGGATGTCCAAGGAATAGTTGCCTTCTTCCAGTGGGCACACATCTAGCTTGTCCCACGTGGCAAGCAGCTGGAGCCAGCCTGACCGCTCGTCTGGTTTGCAGTGCGGGCTCAAAATGACACAGACCCACAAAGCCCCTGAAGAGCAGACAGAGACTCAGTATTCAGGCCAACATCACTAACACAGGCTGACAAGCCGCTGCTGCAGCCTGGGCACGCTGCCTGAACATGGGTACAGCTCAGGGTCTCCTCATATTATggtaaggaaagaaaacagggctCGTGAGAGGGCagagtgggtaaaagtgcttgctgttaaGACTGATAACTCAAGCTCAGTCCCTTGGATGCACACAGAAGAAGagaactccacaaagttgttctctgacctacacatgggCACTATGGAatgcccacacatatgcacacaacatAAACAAATGTTAGCTTGGGGGCTGGGGAACTGAAGTGTGACAAAGACTCTACTTGCTCTAGGTCACACTGCATGTGAACTGGAAGTCAGGATTCAAGCCTGTTTGTGCTAGTGGgattttgtattgtttctttcttcttttccactcTGCCTTTTGTCATCTGACACAGGGCACAGCAGCCAATGGGCAAAATACTGTCCATTCGGTAAATTCGATCCACAACCCGGCTTTACTTTTCCCTTGCGATCTCTCTTCAAGTGACTGTTAAGATTTGTCTTTgccggccgggcggtggtggtgcacgcctttaatcccagcacttgggaggcagaggcaggcggatttctgagttcgaggccagcctgctctgcagagtgagttccaggacagtcaggactacacagagaaaccctgtctcgaaaaaaaaaaaaaaaaaaaaaaaaaaaaaaaaggtttgtctTTGctcttgttttgaggcagagtctcactctgtagtccaggttagccCGGAACTTATCactcttctgtctcagcctccaaggTGCTAGTATTATGGGTATTTCCAGTTACCCCCCcccatattttcacatttttgaatggtgaggaaaatattaaaaagaaaaaaggttatTTTGTGATTTGTGCAAATAATACAAAGTTCAAAAAAACCTGAGTAGCTACAGGTTGCACAGGCCTATAACTAAGCACTAGGCAGAactgagccagcctgggctatacagagcaAGACTGTCTAAAAACAGGAAGTGTCCATAGCTATGTCTTATTATAAACTTCCCACGTGTACTGTAACTGTGCACATATGGTGCTGCGGACCACCCTGAGGCCTTGTTcccaacacacagacatacaaccaCTGGCTACACCCCACCCGATAGGACACAGGTCTGGCTGCTTCTCTGCTACACTGGTGGGGCCCAACAAAGCTGAAGACACTATGTAGTTTTGTGAAACTGTGAGTTGTGGTGTAGCCTACCTAAAGTCCTCAGCCCTACATTAGAGGAGCCAGCATCTGCTGATTCCATGAACCATGGATTGAATTGAAaggactttaaaaaacaaaaacagaaacaaaaaactatgTCTTTACTGGATAGGAGCAGCCatctttttcttattattcttcaAACAATACAGTGACGACTATTTCTGAGGCCCCGACCTTGTACTTTAACTCAGCGGGAGGTGACTCTGAGAAGACCAAGGACCTAGCGAGTCCCAGCTCGGGGTGCAGTGCATGCTTAGGAAAACCTGGGGTTCTATTTTCTGCCTCGATCAGTCAATCAACCAATCCATTAATCCAGCCATCTGTGGGGGTGACCCCTCcggacttgggaagcagaggaggaaaggCCAGGAACGCAGGGTCATCCCTAGCAACCCCGTGAgcctgaggtcagcctgagctataatGAGACCCTGaatcaaagcaaaccaaaccgaACAGGGTATGTATAGATTCTCTGtagcactggctggttttatgtcaggGTGTTGGGCATCCCAGATGTCTGTGCCTTGGAGGATCTGGGACCAATTTTCCCAGGACACCGTGGGACAAAGCTGTGTAGCACTTAGCCATCTACATAAGCATGGATCCTCCCATCTACCATGGACATACTCAGCCACAtttgctggagctggaactcagggtttcatgcatgcGAGGCAAGCCAGTAACCACTGAGTTCTAGCTCCAGCCCTAAACACATAACATTAATCATGAGCCTCACTACTGGATATTAATCCCAGGAGAGCCAGAGTTTTGTGTTTTGTCCTCTCTGGGAGTTCCAGCACCCAACAGGGTGGCTGGCATGTTGGGAGTGCTTCGTCATGTTAGGTGGAGGAGAGACGGGGCACACACGCTATGAATGGGAGCCAGGGTCTGGCCTTACCCAGCTCGTCCCACAGCTGCCGGCACTTGTCTGTCATGCCGGCACCCTGCTGCCGCCACAGGGCCAGGCGAGGGTCCTGCAGGAACTGCTCGGTCATGAGGATTAGCATGCGTGCCCCGTTGGAGTCGCGTGCCCGAAGCATCTCCCGCACCTGTGCAGAGGAGCAGTAGTAAGAAAGGGAAGAGCATACGGGACCCCTGCTCTGCCCGTccccagccttggcaccttgctGAACATGGACCGCAGCTGCTGGCTGGCCCCATAGTGGCCACCGTTGGACAGCAGCTGCTTCACCTGCTCTTGGATCTGCTCCTCATCCAGATGCCAGCAGTTGGCATCTTCTGTGCCTGCACCCGCCGTGGGATCTGGGGCACCTGCGGGTGAACAGACACATGCAGAGTGTGAGAGAAAGTGTCCACCCTTCCTCTGGCCATTCTTAAATCAATAATCTATCCCATCTGATCAATAAGCAACCCCATCACACCAGCAATCCACCTATCAACTCATCACCCATCCATTTGTCCAACCATCGATCCACCGTTCCCTTCATCCACCTAATATTCCACGattccatctgtccatccacatATTAGTCCTGAACACTACGAGCCCCTTCATTCATGTAGTCAGGCACTCAGTCCATTTGTCTATGGAAACTGTATGATCCATTCATCTTCCACTAAACACCAGGcactcctccacttcctcctccatcaTCTTACCAGACAGCACCCACCCGTAAGCCggtttctctccatctcctcatCTCCACACCAGTTCCTCCACACCCACATGCCTTGTATGGCCTAGTTCACCAGTCTTGCCTCCAACCCACCTACAGTGTGGGTACTCATCCTATGGCTCCACCTGTGCACCCTCTTGTCTTGCCACTCAAAACATCTAGCCTAGATTCATCTACTGATCAACTGCACTGTCACTCACTGAGGTACTCTTACAAACATGCTTCCCTCAAACCCACCACTCCTACACCTCCTCCCAGAATGCCTACCCATCGGTCCCTGGTGTGTGCACCtactggtctgtctgtctgtctttcttttgtttttttaaagacagggtctcactctgtagttctggctgtcctggaactcactatgtagaccagggtagcctcgaactcacagcgatccacttgcctcagcctccctgagtgctgggattaaaggtgtgtgccccacTGGCCTTTCAAAATGTCCTGTGCaggccatctctctccagctgcCCTTCTAGCGATCAGTCCCCAGCACCGCACCGTATGGAGCTACCCATCAGCTCATCCCACCTAGTGATGCATCATCAcctcctggaatcccagcatccCATGACCCGAGCTAGCTCCCGTCCACTACTGTTACCTTTCTACCATTTTAGCCAAACAAGCCAGCAGCAGACCCTTCTCCCAACACCTCCTGGACTCCACACCTCATCCGTAACTCATCATGATAGTCACCTTTAAGCCTTTACCCTGGGACTCCACATAGGATATCTCACCCTGGGACTGACCCTTCTACTCTTGCCTACTCCCTTTCTCCCGGCCcccccacttcctttctccctccctccgccCCCCCTTTTCTCTCAACATGAGACAGGGTGGCACTATGTGAATTTCAAtccacctcagcctccccagtccTGAGATGACAGGCCATTGCCACCACGACGTCTCTATTTCTAACTGCTCAGGTGCCTGGGGTCAGACACCTCAGGATATGCCTCTCTCGGTGTGTAAGCCCTCCCCAAGTGGGGCGTGATGGTACCCACTCTGCTTGCTTCTGCATCACGGCCCCTCCTTCCCCTACTCACCATGAACCAGGTTGATCTCAGAGCCCAGCAGGAGGATCTCATCAGCAAGACGCTGGGCGGTTGGTAGCACCTCAGTGTGGTGTGCACTGATGAGATACTGCACAAACTTCTGAAGCTGGTCTCGGTTCATCTGTGACAGGGTCTCGGAGATGGGTAGCCGCAGCTCCACCTGGCGCGCATGGCGGATGCGGTACAGTGACAGTGCCACCACATGGGCGCAGTAGAAGAGGTCCCGGTTGTCACAGCCACAGCTCACAGATGTGATCTTACAGCGGTCAAAGCTGATGGAGACGTGGTAGAGCTGTTCAGGCTCCCCCGGGCCCCCCAGTTCTCGGACATTCCCACTCAGGTGGAACCCTAAGACAGAACACACACCAAGGAGACTGCATCAACCCAGCAAGATCTTGATGCTCAGTCCTGCTGAGAAACCCAGTGCAAATCAACCTATTCATGCCTTGGTTTCACCATCTGTTCATACACAGTAACAGTGATCTCCTCATGCCGTTCTAATAACTAAATGAATTACTCACAAGCAGTTAGAATGGCTTGGTAAAGTTGAGCCCCAGACAAACCCCTGCTCTTTTTTGGAGATTGCCTCAGTTGTTCTTCACCTTCTTTATTTacctttggtttttgagacagggtttctcagtgtagccttgAGTGTCCTGAAACAGGCCatttagaccaagctggcctcaaactcacagagatatgcctgtctctgcctcctgagtgacagaattaaaggtgtgagtaaAGTCCCTCAGTGGCACTCTACAAGAGTCATCGACACAGCATCTGGCCCCCTTTTCCTGTCCCAGCCTACAGCCAGGGTAAGATGTCCAGACAGGAGCTGTCAAAATGGCGCCTCCTGTCGAAATGGCAGCACACTATAGCTCTTCAGTATACAGCAGTCACAGGAGCTGTCCACGGTGACACATCTCCTtcccccccctgccccccagcaGAAGCTTTCCCTCCAGAGCTGTCACAATGACCACCTTCTTTCCTGTCTCAGCTAGAGACCTTCCTGAAACACCACGCAGGAGCTGTCCACGGTGGCAGCACCTCCTCCCTAGCCTCCCTAAGCAACTCCACAGAGATGGCTACTCAGCCAAAGCTGCCTGTGGCCCAGAAGGACTTCCCACCTTAACCCACGAGCTTGATGCAGTGAAAACAGGGTGAAAAAAAAGGCTCTAATCCTTGAGCAGGAAAATCCACTAACTCCTGATCTTCCCACAAAAACCCACCAATCCTTGAACAGGAGAACCCACCAAGGCCTGAACAGGAGAACCCATCAATTCTTGAGctccccaagctcaggacttgaaatcccaccaatcctcaaTCTGGAAACTTCTTCCCTGAAAAGTGCCACCACTTCAGAAATCCTATAGCCCTGCCCTTTGTTCAGTTCCCTGTTGTCTGCTCCTGGGACTAGAGCAGCCATCTCTGGGTTCATCCATCCACACATGGaccctccaataaatctctttcaGGAGGTTTCCTGCCTGGTGTAACTCTCTCATCAGAAGaagccaggaagaaaagaagcagtgaagagaaggagggaagaagggaagaagcaaACCAGTGGAGCATGGCTGAGGCTCCTGGGCTCCTCAGCTCAGCCCCCTCCCTGGGAGCTGCAGCacctctgctgaggaggcttcctctcagagctgcgTGGCTCCTGGGCCCCcatgtctcaggatgcccgtcccttgggacactgtcccacctcagagctgCGTGGCTCCTGGGCTCccatgtctcaggatgcccttccactgGCACATCTTTTCCCCCCAGAGCTTTATGGTTCCTGGGCTTCTGATTCCCAGGATACTCTGCCATCTGAGCAGAAAGACAGTGAGCAACTATGCTGGGCCTtcaccttattctttgaggcaCGTTCTTTCCTTGAACATGAAGTTAGTCCCTTGGCTAGGCTAGCCAGCTAGCCACAGAGATCCTCCCATTCTTAGTGCTGTGGCACAGACATGTAACACTGCACATGGATGCTGGgcaactgaacctaggtcctcgtGCTTGAACTGCAGGCACTTTaccaaatgagccatctcccctgctgCTGTCCTTA
Above is a window of Arvicanthis niloticus isolate mArvNil1 chromosome 18, mArvNil1.pat.X, whole genome shotgun sequence DNA encoding:
- the Zswim4 gene encoding zinc finger SWIM domain-containing protein 4 — its product is MEPPAAKRSRGCPAADEPGTGARRSRPEPLLDLSAKRVAESWAFEQVEERFSRVPEPVQKRIVFWSFPRSEREICMYSSLGYQPPEGEQDNRVPFTRGLHLLQSGAVDRVLQVGFHLSGNVRELGGPGEPEQLYHVSISFDRCKITSVSCGCDNRDLFYCAHVVALSLYRIRHARQVELRLPISETLSQMNRDQLQKFVQYLISAHHTEVLPTAQRLADEILLLGSEINLVHGAPDPTAGAGTEDANCWHLDEEQIQEQVKQLLSNGGHYGASQQLRSMFSKVREMLRARDSNGARMLILMTEQFLQDPRLALWRQQGAGMTDKCRQLWDELGALWVCVILSPHCKPDERSGWLQLLATWDKLDVCPLEEGNYSLDIPSLQPALTSRTGSEDEEEVAATSPRRTVFSRALQAGELHWNDNHLQRILASDSCGPSLTGSVGGDKPTFDPQGHPIWLGEPFPTACARVDTLRAHGYPHKALRLACAIINTLRLQRRHQLESYKQQRKELLQKGATGVTSTEGWVGHPLDPIGCLCRALLEACRLEEEPHSLFPDSAPEKRKLAYQHVPVPGSPGESYLALALEVALLGLGQQRALPEGLYAQDKVVRNEEQLLALLEEVELDERLVQVLRKQAGLLLEGGPFSGFGEVIFRESVPMHTCARYLFTALLPHDPDLAFRLALRAMRLPVLETTFPAGEAHPNPLDSIMSNRFPRWFILGHLETRQCELASTMLTAAKGDTKWLHAVLGSVQQNIHSPALLFKLAQDACKTATPANAPPDTMLLGIALELGLQVMRMTLNTMTWRRREMVRWLVSCATEIGPPALMNVMKNWFSLFTPVEAVTIVAVTGTTHATLLRLQLDTAGREELWACARTLALQCAMKDPQNCALPALTLCEKNHAAFEAAYQIVLDAAAGGLGHAHLFTVARYMEHRGLPLRAYKLATLALAQLSIAFNQDSHPAVNDVLWACSLSHSLGRHELSAIVPLIIRSVHCAPMLSDILRRWTLSAPGLGPLGARRATKPLGTDRAPLCQLLDAAVAAYITTSHSRLTHISPRHYGDFIEFLGKARETFLLAPDGHLQFAQFLENLKQTYKGKKKLMLLVRERFG